One Microbacterium sp. W4I20 DNA window includes the following coding sequences:
- a CDS encoding glycosyltransferase, which yields MAHVLQNVVFPLDRDPDLLPLYADPETWSVIEDEPVRVSNRAHLGNILGRHRARIVAGRRVSLGTYFNAFPASYWQHWTSVREVQLTVRTTGPATILVYRSNGSGIRQRVATREVTGEASTSFDLQLTQYSDGGWIWFDVVADEKPAVLEGAEWTTEQDPARTGKASLGITTYNKPDYCVETLRALAASPDALEFVDRIFLVDQGTQLVADQDGYTDVAEQLGETLQVIRQDNLGGSGGFARAMHETLQRPESDFVQLLDDDVRLEPESLRRSIVFGQYATTPVLVGGHMFDLLDRPKLHGWAEVVDEHPFMWRNLYQEKMPHDFGVSNLRQSALLHMRMDADYNGWWMCLIPLDALREVGLALPAFIKWDDAEFCLRAGEAGFPTVSMPGVALWHVSWVNKDDTIDWQAYFHARNRIVAGLLHSNAPRGGRLLTHSRRVDLKHLMMMQYYPVELRARALRDVLSGPDHMRQNLATAMPAARALAAEYPETIVHRDPSRVLHSRRGRQVYKRLSKNDFDSPKGMRLRWFTISTLAKHWLHRPDPANVAQPEVELGKEDAHWWRIPSFDSALVSAADGSGKNIYTRDRAKYRRMLRESIQLHAELRRRWPELRKQYRDALPRLVSPASWEQLFEEKA from the coding sequence GTGGCCCACGTCCTTCAGAACGTCGTCTTCCCACTTGATCGCGACCCCGATCTGCTTCCGCTCTATGCCGATCCCGAGACCTGGTCCGTGATCGAGGATGAGCCCGTGCGCGTGTCCAACCGCGCGCATCTCGGGAACATCCTGGGCCGTCACCGCGCCCGCATCGTCGCCGGTCGGCGGGTGTCGCTCGGCACCTACTTCAATGCCTTCCCGGCGTCGTACTGGCAGCACTGGACGAGCGTGCGCGAGGTGCAGCTCACGGTGAGGACGACGGGACCTGCGACGATCCTCGTCTACCGCTCCAACGGGTCCGGCATCCGCCAGCGCGTCGCGACGCGCGAGGTCACCGGCGAGGCGTCGACCTCGTTCGATCTCCAGCTCACGCAGTACAGCGACGGCGGCTGGATCTGGTTCGACGTCGTCGCCGACGAGAAGCCCGCCGTGCTCGAGGGTGCGGAGTGGACCACGGAGCAGGATCCTGCCCGCACCGGAAAAGCCTCGCTCGGCATCACCACCTACAACAAACCCGATTACTGCGTCGAGACCCTGCGCGCCCTGGCCGCCTCCCCCGACGCGCTCGAGTTCGTCGATCGCATCTTCCTGGTCGACCAGGGTACGCAGTTGGTCGCCGATCAGGACGGATACACCGACGTCGCCGAGCAGCTCGGCGAGACGCTGCAGGTCATCCGACAGGACAACCTCGGCGGCTCCGGCGGCTTCGCCCGCGCGATGCACGAGACGCTGCAGCGCCCCGAGAGCGACTTCGTGCAGCTTCTCGACGACGACGTCCGCCTCGAGCCGGAATCGCTCCGTCGTTCGATCGTCTTCGGCCAGTACGCGACCACCCCGGTGCTGGTGGGCGGTCACATGTTCGATCTGCTCGACCGACCCAAGCTCCACGGCTGGGCCGAGGTCGTCGACGAGCACCCTTTCATGTGGCGCAATCTCTACCAGGAGAAGATGCCGCACGATTTCGGTGTGTCGAACCTGCGTCAGTCCGCTCTGCTGCACATGCGCATGGACGCCGACTACAACGGGTGGTGGATGTGCCTCATCCCCCTCGACGCGCTCCGCGAGGTCGGCCTGGCCCTTCCCGCGTTCATCAAGTGGGACGACGCCGAATTCTGCCTCCGCGCCGGCGAGGCCGGGTTCCCCACCGTCTCGATGCCGGGCGTCGCCCTCTGGCATGTCTCCTGGGTGAACAAGGACGACACGATCGACTGGCAGGCCTACTTCCACGCACGCAACCGGATCGTCGCGGGCCTGCTGCACTCCAACGCCCCGCGGGGTGGACGCCTGCTGACGCACAGCCGACGTGTCGACCTCAAACACCTCATGATGATGCAGTACTACCCCGTGGAGTTGCGCGCGCGGGCGCTGCGCGACGTCCTGTCCGGTCCGGATCACATGCGGCAGAATCTCGCGACTGCCATGCCGGCGGCGCGCGCCCTGGCCGCCGAGTACCCGGAGACAATCGTGCACCGCGATCCCTCACGAGTGCTGCACTCCCGGCGCGGCCGCCAGGTCTACAAGCGGTTGTCGAAGAACGACTTCGACAGCCCGAAGGGCATGCGGCTTCGCTGGTTCACGATCTCCACGCTCGCGAAGCACTGGCTTCACCGGCCCGACCCCGCCAATGTCGCCCAGCCCGAGGTCGAACTGGGCAAGGAGGACGCCCACTGGTGGCGCATCCCGTCCTTCGACAGCGCACTGGTCAGCGCCGCAGACGGATCGGGCAAGAACATCTACACGCGTGATCGTGCCAAGTACCGCCGGATGCTGCGCGAGAGCATTCAGCTGCACGCCGAACTGCGCCGTCGGTGGCCCGAGTTGCGGAAGCAGTATCGCGATGCGCTCCCGCGACTCGTCTCCCCTGCATCCTGGGAGCAGCTGTTCGAGGAGAAGGCATGA